In Spirobacillus cienkowskii, a genomic segment contains:
- a CDS encoding NAD(P)/FAD-dependent oxidoreductase gives MLQEKKIFDITILGGGPTGLFAAFYAGMRNASCKIIDSMPALGGRLTAVYPEKYIYDVAGFPKILAKDLIDNLILQIKPYNSEICLNQNAQILKRNTQEDIWEIHTESEIHYTKTIIIAAGVGSYTPKKHTAKGALDFEGKGISYAVLEKELFRNRRVIIAGGGDSALDWANELVHLAQSVTLIHRSSAFRAHDDSILKLQKTSARIILNTEIVGFFGNNRLKQVCIKNIDNDHEEILEADDAIVMFGFHSSLGKIKDWGVELLGNGIQVNEKMETNLPGVFAAGDIAKYSAKLDLIVSGFSEAAIAVAFAKVFMNPKEKAQPLHSTTIMEIKQRKEKRAAQ, from the coding sequence ATGTTACAAGAAAAAAAAATTTTTGATATTACAATTTTAGGAGGCGGTCCTACAGGTCTTTTTGCAGCATTTTATGCTGGTATGAGAAATGCTAGTTGTAAGATAATAGATTCTATGCCAGCTCTTGGAGGTAGATTAACTGCTGTATATCCAGAAAAATATATTTATGATGTAGCTGGATTTCCAAAAATACTTGCAAAAGATCTAATCGATAATTTAATTTTGCAAATTAAGCCTTATAACTCTGAAATTTGTCTTAATCAAAATGCGCAAATTTTAAAGAGAAATACTCAAGAAGATATATGGGAAATTCATACAGAATCAGAAATTCACTATACCAAAACAATCATAATAGCTGCTGGAGTGGGCTCTTATACTCCTAAAAAACATACTGCAAAAGGTGCTCTTGATTTTGAAGGAAAAGGAATTAGCTATGCAGTGCTAGAAAAAGAATTATTTAGAAATAGACGCGTGATTATTGCTGGTGGTGGTGATTCTGCGTTAGATTGGGCAAATGAACTCGTTCATTTGGCTCAATCTGTAACTTTAATCCATCGTTCGAGCGCTTTTCGAGCACATGATGACTCAATTTTAAAGTTACAAAAAACATCAGCAAGAATTATATTAAATACAGAAATTGTTGGATTTTTTGGGAATAATCGTTTAAAACAGGTTTGTATTAAAAATATTGATAATGACCATGAAGAAATTCTTGAAGCTGATGATGCAATAGTGATGTTTGGATTTCATAGTTCTCTTGGAAAAATTAAAGATTGGGGTGTAGAGTTGCTTGGTAACGGAATTCAAGTAAATGAAAAAATGGAAACTAATTTACCAGGAGTCTTTGCTGCTGGTGATATTGCAAAATATAGTGCAAAGCTTGATTTGATTGTTTCTGGATTTTCTGAAGCTGCTATTGCAGTTGCTTTTGCAAAAGTTTTTATGAATCCTAAAGAAAAAGCCCAGCCATTGCATTCAACGACAATTATGGAAATAAAACAAAGAAAAGAAAAACGAGCTGCGCAGTAA
- a CDS encoding amylo-alpha-1,6-glucosidase, which translates to MKNTTLSKNNFSTFDNNQILKNLDYEWLVTNGLGGYSSGTISGILNRRYHGLFITPQNPPLDRRYYVSKIEETIFINDKEFLLSANRWRNSEAIHPAGYQYIDSFFLDENIPTWIFRCDKLFIEKKIFMPLKKNQVYICYKVISHDYADIIPNFKIKCDLFVNNRNIHEIKKNPNIFAEFNSKDIEFFNENKEKIFESFSNMEFKEVKNITYINYELLEEKNRGFDYVEDHILGASFSSNLNIDEVNYIVINADKHNNVELPYKIINEIKISNKVIIDGWKEKVHNTPKWIEQLLYSVNLFIVNRAKKNNLSSDKTIIAGYHWFGDWGRDTMISLPGLCLATQQYHIAREILENYAQYIDQGMIPNRFPDNNHLPDYNTADATFWFFEAVFQYYFATKDLDFLKFLYPYLQKIIENHLKGTRYNIYCDPNDALIYAGENGTQLTWMDAKIGDYVVTPRVGKPIEINALWYNALTNFVDLCLELKYPHEKYLQISQTVKKNLLLFWNEELGYCYDVLNSKDGHDTSLRPNQIIALSLNHCPFSAFQKKSILDHCGRSLLTYYGLRSLSKDAKDYKGLYIGTPWDRDNAYHQGTVWGWLLGKYAIAFHNVTKNANVAISFLEPLEKHINQSGIGFISEIFDGNYPFIARGCIAQAWSVAETLNAWSKISKHLNQKIN; encoded by the coding sequence ATGAAAAATACAACTTTATCAAAAAATAATTTTTCCACATTTGATAATAATCAAATTCTTAAAAATTTAGATTACGAATGGCTTGTCACAAATGGTTTGGGTGGGTATTCTTCAGGAACAATTTCTGGGATACTAAATAGAAGATATCATGGATTATTTATTACTCCGCAAAATCCTCCATTAGATAGAAGATATTATGTATCTAAAATAGAAGAAACAATTTTTATTAATGATAAAGAATTTTTATTAAGTGCAAATAGATGGCGAAATTCTGAGGCAATTCATCCTGCAGGATATCAATATATTGATAGTTTTTTCTTAGATGAAAATATTCCAACTTGGATTTTTCGATGCGATAAATTATTTATTGAAAAAAAAATATTTATGCCATTAAAAAAAAATCAAGTATATATTTGTTATAAAGTAATAAGTCATGATTACGCAGATATTATACCAAATTTTAAAATAAAGTGTGATCTTTTTGTAAATAATAGAAATATTCATGAAATTAAAAAAAATCCAAATATTTTTGCGGAATTTAATTCTAAAGATATTGAATTTTTTAACGAAAATAAAGAGAAAATTTTTGAATCTTTTAGTAATATGGAGTTCAAAGAAGTAAAAAATATTACTTATATTAACTATGAGCTATTAGAAGAGAAAAATCGCGGTTTTGACTATGTAGAAGATCATATATTAGGTGCTAGTTTTAGTTCTAATTTAAATATAGATGAAGTCAATTATATAGTTATTAATGCTGACAAACACAATAATGTTGAGTTACCCTACAAAATTATAAATGAAATTAAAATTAGCAATAAAGTTATAATTGATGGATGGAAAGAGAAAGTTCATAATACTCCAAAATGGATCGAGCAGCTGCTATATTCAGTAAATTTATTTATAGTTAATAGAGCAAAAAAAAATAATTTATCCTCTGATAAAACAATTATAGCCGGGTATCATTGGTTTGGCGATTGGGGACGCGATACAATGATAAGTCTTCCTGGTTTATGTCTTGCAACGCAGCAATATCATATTGCGCGCGAAATTCTTGAAAACTATGCGCAATATATTGATCAAGGTATGATTCCAAATCGCTTTCCTGATAATAATCATTTACCAGATTATAATACCGCAGATGCAACTTTTTGGTTTTTTGAAGCGGTTTTTCAATATTACTTTGCAACTAAAGATTTAGATTTCTTAAAATTTTTGTATCCTTATTTACAAAAAATTATTGAAAATCATTTAAAAGGAACGCGATATAATATTTATTGTGATCCAAATGATGCATTAATTTATGCAGGAGAAAATGGTACCCAGCTTACTTGGATGGATGCTAAAATTGGTGATTACGTTGTGACGCCGCGAGTTGGTAAACCAATTGAAATCAATGCATTATGGTACAATGCGTTAACAAATTTTGTGGATCTTTGTCTTGAATTAAAGTACCCGCATGAAAAATATTTACAAATTTCTCAAACAGTTAAAAAAAATTTATTATTATTTTGGAATGAGGAATTGGGTTACTGTTATGATGTTTTAAATTCAAAGGATGGTCATGATACATCATTAAGACCTAATCAGATTATCGCTCTTTCATTAAATCATTGTCCTTTTTCAGCATTTCAAAAGAAAAGTATTTTAGATCATTGTGGTCGTTCGTTATTAACCTATTATGGTTTACGCTCGTTATCTAAAGATGCTAAGGATTATAAAGGACTTTATATCGGAACTCCGTGGGATCGGGATAATGCTTATCATCAAGGAACAGTTTGGGGATGGCTTTTAGGAAAATATGCTATAGCTTTTCATAACGTAACAAAAAATGCTAATGTTGCAATTTCTTTTTTAGAACCCTTAGAAAAGCATATTAATCAATCAGGAATTGGTTTTATCAGTGAAATTTTTGATGGCAACTATCCATTTATAGCAAGAGGTTGTATTGCTCAGGCTTGGAGTGTTGCAGAAACTTTAAATGCTTGGAGTAAGATTTCAAAACATTTAAATCAAAAAATTAATTAA
- a CDS encoding carbonic anhydrase has translation MKKLINGIADFRRNVLPNYRETFARLALGQSPDTLFIACSDSRVVPNLFASSDPGDLFVVRNVGNMVPPCGENGSSIGDESEAAAIEFSVLTLNVTSIVICGHSECGAMQNLLIDRATIPYPNLRSWLQYGESALKLLNNGFIINKGLKQHNQLSQINVLEQKKHLETYPIIKERINQNKLRIYCWWFDIATADVYSFNETEGLFKVLDDEEANRLLSLINTNI, from the coding sequence ATGAAAAAACTAATCAATGGAATTGCTGATTTTAGAAGGAATGTATTACCAAACTATCGAGAAACATTTGCAAGGTTAGCTCTTGGTCAATCACCTGACACGCTTTTTATTGCATGCTCTGATAGCAGAGTGGTTCCTAATCTTTTTGCCTCGAGCGATCCTGGCGATCTTTTTGTAGTCAGAAATGTTGGCAATATGGTTCCACCATGTGGTGAAAATGGAAGTTCTATTGGCGATGAATCCGAAGCCGCTGCAATTGAATTTTCTGTTTTAACGCTTAATGTTACAAGCATTGTTATTTGTGGTCATTCTGAATGTGGTGCTATGCAAAACTTGCTAATAGACAGAGCCACTATACCTTACCCAAATTTGAGATCGTGGCTACAATATGGTGAAAGTGCATTAAAACTTCTAAATAATGGTTTTATAATTAATAAAGGATTAAAACAGCATAATCAACTTTCTCAAATTAACGTATTAGAACAAAAAAAGCATTTAGAAACATATCCTATTATTAAAGAAAGAATCAACCAAAATAAATTAAGAATTTATTGTTGGTGGTTTGATATTGCAACGGCTGATGTTTATTCTTTTAATGAAACTGAAGGCCTTTTTAAGGTGCTGGATGACGAAGAAGCAAATAGACTATTAAGTCTTATTAACACAAATATTTAA
- a CDS encoding Hsp20/alpha crystallin family protein, giving the protein MSLFKKPSFLTLRNEADNFHLLQTEMNRLFNNIFRDNSVDMLLPASGLSLKVDLKETKDEIIIAADIPGAKKEDIDISFSNNLLSIRGERKFESEETDSERPHIRERFYGKFERSFAIPENCIDKENIYAEMKNGELIVKLKKLPEIQKEVKRIQIK; this is encoded by the coding sequence ATGTCTCTTTTTAAAAAACCATCTTTTTTAACTTTGCGCAATGAAGCAGATAATTTTCATTTGCTACAAACAGAAATGAATAGATTATTTAATAATATTTTTCGTGATAATAGTGTAGACATGCTTTTGCCAGCATCTGGGTTATCATTAAAAGTAGATTTAAAAGAAACTAAAGATGAAATTATTATTGCAGCGGATATTCCTGGGGCTAAAAAAGAAGATATTGATATCTCGTTTTCAAATAACTTATTATCAATCAGAGGTGAAAGAAAATTTGAAAGCGAAGAAACAGATTCTGAAAGACCTCATATAAGAGAGCGTTTTTATGGAAAGTTTGAACGTAGTTTTGCAATCCCAGAAAATTGTATCGATAAAGAAAATATTTATGCAGAAATGAAAAATGGGGAGCTGATTGTAAAATTAAAAAAACTGCCAGAAATACAGAAAGAAGTAAAAAGAATTCAAATTAAATAG
- a CDS encoding DMT family protein, which translates to MLYNQYIISIGLLFLSSTIMIIAWYAHLKHSNSAIWQAILVSWFIAFFEYLLQVPANRIGYKVMSTAQLRVIAEFFILVSFVLLELFILHFRGLFLRI; encoded by the coding sequence GTGTTATATAATCAATATATTATATCTATAGGGTTACTGTTTTTAAGTTCTACAATAATGATAATTGCTTGGTATGCACATCTTAAACATTCCAATTCTGCTATTTGGCAAGCCATACTTGTTTCATGGTTTATTGCATTTTTCGAATATCTACTGCAAGTACCTGCCAACCGCATTGGATATAAGGTTATGTCAACTGCACAATTAAGAGTCATAGCTGAATTTTTTATTTTAGTCTCATTTGTATTATTGGAGCTGTTTATTTTGCATTTTAGAGGCCTTTTTCTTAGAATATAA
- a CDS encoding glycosyltransferase family 87 protein has translation MKALSSKFSYNYKLLFFFVIFTIFFILLEINNNRYWQSDFEVYYNSANRFLNSQLLYRPGEDGFYRYKYSPVASLLFIPFALVPFEIAKIFYSFFISLLMYLNLIISIKLFKSYTKNSISKYHLFYIVFFIVLSMFSHYFRELHLGQVNILILFLILYSLIVNNKNTLLSSVLIALSGFIKPYFLIFILYFIFEKQFKQVLYIVFSSIVLFFTPLFNYNFNNLMTNYYYWYLELKLEILRESEIGNIENVSIFTFFDKYLGYFFIINNKIVHLFVLIILGLFVSWYLMLTAKNLPKSQKIKFDYSMLCALIPILVSNGRSIYIFLFPLVYLISISNIYKNMVFLIVFCFSCICIGLNFGEGVILSQWIKNFYLMPFAGLMLIFLSVFIIKDKKLLTIK, from the coding sequence ATGAAAGCACTGTCAAGTAAATTTTCTTATAATTATAAATTATTATTTTTTTTTGTTATTTTTACAATTTTTTTTATACTATTAGAAATCAATAACAATCGCTATTGGCAAAGTGATTTTGAGGTGTATTATAACAGTGCAAATAGATTTTTAAATTCGCAGTTGTTATACAGACCTGGAGAAGATGGTTTTTATAGGTACAAATATTCTCCAGTCGCTTCGCTGTTATTTATTCCATTTGCGCTAGTTCCATTTGAAATTGCTAAAATATTTTATTCATTTTTTATTTCATTATTAATGTATTTAAATCTTATTATTAGCATTAAATTATTTAAATCATATACAAAAAATTCAATTTCTAAATATCATCTCTTTTATATAGTTTTTTTCATCGTTTTGTCTATGTTTTCTCATTATTTTAGGGAGTTACATTTAGGTCAAGTAAATATTTTAATACTTTTTTTGATTTTGTATTCTTTGATTGTTAACAATAAAAATACTCTATTATCTTCTGTATTAATTGCTTTATCAGGTTTTATTAAGCCCTACTTTTTGATATTTATATTATATTTTATTTTTGAAAAACAATTTAAACAGGTTTTATATATTGTTTTTTCTTCTATTGTATTATTTTTTACTCCCCTGTTTAATTATAATTTTAATAATTTAATGACTAATTATTATTACTGGTATTTAGAGCTAAAATTAGAAATATTAAGAGAAAGTGAAATTGGTAATATTGAAAATGTGTCTATATTTACTTTTTTTGATAAATATTTGGGATACTTTTTTATAATTAATAATAAAATAGTACATCTTTTTGTGTTAATTATTTTAGGATTATTTGTTTCTTGGTATTTAATGCTTACAGCTAAAAATTTGCCAAAATCACAAAAAATTAAGTTTGATTATTCTATGTTATGTGCTTTAATACCAATACTAGTATCTAATGGAAGAAGTATTTATATTTTTCTATTTCCTTTAGTATATTTAATATCAATTAGCAATATTTATAAAAACATGGTTTTTTTAATTGTTTTTTGTTTCTCTTGTATTTGTATAGGTTTGAATTTTGGAGAGGGAGTTATTTTATCGCAATGGATTAAAAATTTTTATTTAATGCCATTTGCTGGATTAATGTTAATTTTCTTATCAGTATTTATAATTAAAGATAAAAAATTACTAACTATAAAATAA
- a CDS encoding heavy metal translocating P-type ATPase gives MEENSLQNINNNLSLTQDPVCKMTVDPSNPKGGSFNYKNHKYYFCSIYCKDKFQLQPNQFLNSIESSDTKQNQHNDSLEYICPMHPEVRQIGFGSCNKCGMALEPVNIDLSNTKIEFDELQYMKQRLYVSSILCIPLLFISMGGSSLLLSIISMNYIPWIELLLATPIIFWCGWPFYIRFFESIKYKSLNMFTLIGLGVLVSYFYSIIAVIIPKIFPQIFRDPMTGMVGLYFEAASMIVTLVLLGQVLELKARKKTNSAIQSLITLAPKTALRLNKNGEHEEVSITNITIGDKIFVRPGEKIPVDGKVISGQSAIDESMITGESIPVDKSKGDIVIGATINGTGSLLIQTEKIGSQTLLSQIIQLVSEAQRSKAPIQKIADQVSAFFVPSVILVAIFTLLIWLKFGPEPSIAYGIINAVAVLIIACPCALGLATPMSIMVATGKAATFGILFKNAESIEQLRKVDTLVIDKTGTLTKGKPQLVTINSLEKNISTNELLLYAASLEQLSEHSLAQAIVNAAHEKQIKLFSTTEFKSITGKGAVAKINDHQIAIGNKALMADLSISVSDFENKIDMLRREGQTVIYVAFDNKLLGLLGVIDPIKENAHATIQELKNCGIKVIMLTGDSSKTAEHVARSVGVDQFYADLLPHQKAEIIEKIQNNGHIVAMAGDGINDAPALARADVGIAMGTGTDVAISSSDITLVKGDLTGILKARKVSVSTIKNIKQNLFFAFVYNIIGVPIAAGVLYPFWGVLLSPIFAAAAMSFSSVSVIINSLRLNRM, from the coding sequence ATGGAAGAAAATAGCTTGCAAAATATTAACAATAATTTGAGCTTGACTCAAGATCCAGTTTGTAAAATGACTGTTGATCCTTCTAATCCAAAAGGTGGAAGCTTTAATTATAAAAATCATAAATACTATTTTTGTTCAATTTATTGCAAGGATAAATTTCAATTACAACCAAATCAATTTTTAAATTCAATAGAATCTAGTGATACAAAGCAAAATCAACATAATGATAGTCTTGAATATATTTGCCCTATGCATCCAGAAGTTCGTCAAATTGGTTTTGGTAGCTGCAATAAGTGTGGAATGGCACTAGAACCTGTAAATATAGATTTATCAAATACTAAAATTGAATTTGATGAATTGCAATACATGAAACAAAGATTATATGTAAGCTCTATTCTTTGTATTCCATTATTATTTATTTCAATGGGTGGCAGCTCCCTTCTGTTATCAATTATAAGTATGAATTATATTCCTTGGATTGAATTATTGCTTGCAACTCCAATTATTTTTTGGTGTGGATGGCCATTTTATATTCGTTTTTTTGAAAGTATTAAGTATAAAAGTCTCAATATGTTTACTCTAATTGGACTCGGTGTTTTGGTTTCTTATTTCTACAGTATTATAGCTGTTATTATTCCAAAAATTTTTCCGCAAATTTTTAGAGATCCAATGACTGGTATGGTTGGACTTTATTTTGAAGCTGCATCAATGATTGTAACTTTAGTATTACTTGGCCAGGTTCTAGAACTCAAAGCAAGAAAAAAAACAAATTCAGCAATTCAATCCTTAATAACCTTAGCCCCCAAAACTGCTTTACGCCTTAACAAAAATGGCGAGCATGAAGAAGTTTCAATTACAAACATAACTATTGGAGATAAAATTTTTGTTAGACCTGGAGAAAAAATACCAGTTGATGGCAAAGTGATTTCTGGGCAATCTGCGATTGATGAATCAATGATAACTGGTGAATCGATACCGGTTGATAAAAGCAAAGGAGATATAGTTATAGGAGCAACAATTAACGGAACAGGTTCTTTACTCATTCAAACAGAAAAAATTGGATCTCAAACACTTTTATCTCAAATCATACAGCTTGTTTCAGAAGCGCAACGATCAAAAGCGCCTATTCAAAAGATTGCCGATCAAGTTTCCGCTTTTTTTGTGCCTAGCGTCATTTTAGTTGCAATTTTTACATTATTAATTTGGCTTAAATTTGGTCCCGAACCTAGCATTGCTTATGGAATTATCAATGCAGTCGCAGTTTTAATTATTGCATGTCCATGTGCATTAGGATTGGCAACACCGATGTCTATAATGGTAGCAACTGGCAAAGCAGCAACATTTGGTATTCTATTTAAAAATGCTGAGTCAATTGAGCAGTTGCGAAAGGTTGATACACTTGTGATTGATAAAACTGGTACCTTAACAAAAGGCAAACCTCAATTAGTGACCATCAATTCATTAGAAAAAAACATATCAACAAATGAATTACTTTTGTATGCAGCAAGTCTCGAACAATTAAGTGAACATTCACTTGCACAAGCAATTGTCAATGCAGCGCATGAAAAACAAATTAAATTGTTTTCTACAACAGAATTTAAATCGATCACTGGTAAAGGCGCCGTTGCAAAAATTAACGATCATCAAATTGCGATTGGCAATAAAGCGCTAATGGCGGATTTATCTATTTCTGTATCTGATTTTGAAAATAAAATTGATATGCTTAGAAGAGAAGGGCAGACAGTGATTTATGTTGCCTTTGATAATAAATTATTAGGATTACTGGGTGTCATTGATCCAATAAAAGAAAATGCACATGCTACAATTCAAGAGTTAAAAAATTGTGGCATTAAGGTGATTATGCTTACTGGTGATAGCTCTAAAACTGCTGAACATGTTGCACGAAGCGTTGGAGTTGATCAGTTTTATGCAGACTTATTACCACATCAAAAGGCAGAAATAATTGAAAAAATACAAAATAACGGTCATATTGTTGCAATGGCAGGAGATGGAATTAATGACGCTCCTGCTTTAGCAAGAGCAGATGTCGGTATTGCTATGGGTACAGGTACTGATGTTGCCATTAGTAGTTCTGATATAACCCTTGTTAAAGGCGACTTAACTGGAATTTTAAAGGCTCGCAAAGTAAGCGTTAGTACCATTAAAAATATTAAGCAAAACTTATTTTTTGCATTTGTTTACAATATTATTGGTGTTCCTATTGCTGCAGGAGTTTTATACCCTTTTTGGGGTGTGCTTTTAAGTCCAATTTTTGCTGCTGCTGCAATGAGTTTTAGTTCTGTTTCGGTTATTATAAATTCTTTAAGACTTAATCGAATGTAA
- a CDS encoding APC family permease produces MRKITSVNLFFLSLGSIIGSGWLYGVYFTAKTAGNSAVISWILGGFMLAIIALCYAEVSLNKQFNNLTQVAKGSFGKNGNILVSLLTWIWTTLIPPIEVQATVQYASNYLPWIKDQSSKEFSYSYLGFLLSFFLLFIMFLVNIFSSNTVGRVNKIITFVKVIIPVAVSCIFIYVLFQNPSNVLNNLSTGFFSEGIENTFSAISTCGIAFSFIGFQTVIFLANETENPQKSIPRAIFGSIFIALIIYVMVQLSFNLSVPNTYLNDGWSQLSFAGDSGPIAGLLGIFGFVSFSYFLYIDAVISPFGTGLGYKTAASRVLAEISDNKILPKFISIRNRFGSPYLSNSINFFIGLFFIYFFPSWSYMIVILCGLIILTMSYVPLYVIYLRISNFNNTSFKMKRYLLTSFLSFFFCNLMFVWCGWEAIRIVMIIFFVILSFTIIKDIKFKTIKFNPIYHLFLPSHICLLGYVTYFKFINKNISFSLEVSSLFVFSLMSFLLYRKMILSHSQKKIFTKKDAQADFT; encoded by the coding sequence ATGCGCAAAATTACATCAGTTAATTTGTTTTTTTTATCACTTGGATCGATTATTGGATCGGGTTGGTTATATGGGGTTTATTTTACAGCAAAAACAGCGGGAAATTCAGCTGTAATTTCTTGGATTCTTGGCGGTTTCATGTTGGCAATTATTGCACTTTGTTACGCCGAAGTGTCTTTAAATAAACAATTTAATAATTTAACACAAGTTGCAAAAGGATCTTTTGGAAAAAATGGAAATATTTTAGTTAGCCTTCTTACTTGGATATGGACAACTCTAATTCCTCCTATAGAAGTGCAAGCTACAGTTCAGTATGCTTCAAATTATTTACCTTGGATAAAAGATCAAAGTTCAAAAGAATTTTCTTATTCTTATTTAGGATTCTTACTTTCATTTTTTCTTCTTTTTATAATGTTTTTGGTTAATATTTTTTCCTCTAATACAGTTGGACGTGTAAATAAAATAATTACATTTGTAAAAGTTATAATACCTGTTGCAGTTTCATGCATATTTATTTATGTTTTGTTTCAAAATCCTAGTAATGTACTTAATAATTTATCTACCGGTTTTTTTAGCGAAGGGATAGAAAATACTTTTAGCGCTATCTCAACGTGTGGTATTGCCTTTTCTTTTATAGGTTTTCAAACCGTGATTTTTTTAGCTAACGAAACAGAAAATCCGCAAAAAAGTATACCACGAGCTATATTTGGTTCCATTTTTATTGCACTAATTATTTATGTTATGGTTCAGTTGAGTTTTAATTTATCTGTTCCTAATACTTATTTAAATGATGGTTGGAGTCAATTGAGTTTTGCAGGCGATTCGGGACCAATTGCTGGTTTGTTAGGTATATTTGGTTTTGTATCTTTTAGCTATTTTTTATATATTGACGCTGTTATTTCTCCATTTGGTACAGGACTTGGGTACAAAACAGCTGCATCTCGCGTATTGGCAGAGATTTCAGATAACAAAATATTACCTAAGTTTATATCTATAAGAAATCGATTTGGGTCACCATACCTTTCAAATTCAATAAACTTTTTTATTGGTCTATTTTTTATTTATTTCTTTCCAAGTTGGAGTTATATGATTGTTATTTTATGTGGACTTATTATCTTAACTATGTCTTATGTGCCATTATATGTAATTTATCTTAGAATTTCTAATTTTAATAATACGTCATTTAAAATGAAAAGGTATTTATTAACATCATTCTTAAGTTTCTTCTTTTGTAACTTAATGTTTGTCTGGTGCGGTTGGGAAGCAATACGTATTGTTATGATAATATTTTTTGTAATTTTATCTTTCACAATTATTAAGGATATAAAATTTAAAACTATCAAATTTAATCCTATCTATCATCTTTTTTTACCTTCTCATATTTGTTTATTAGGCTATGTGACTTATTTTAAATTTATAAATAAAAATATTAGTTTTAGCCTAGAAGTTAGTAGTCTCTTTGTTTTTTCATTAATGTCTTTTTTGCTTTACAGAAAAATGATTTTAAGTCATTCTCAGAAAAAGATTTTTACAAAGAAAGATGCGCAAGCAGATTTTACGTAA
- the map gene encoding type I methionyl aminopeptidase — protein sequence MTIETISDLEKLKKIGKIVANTLSYMKKKAEIGMTTLELDKIGGSYLEKFGAVSAPKLTYGFPGYTCISLNHKIAHGIPSNEIISAGDLINIDVSAELDGYFADTGGSFMIPPTKLSYEKLCTATMEAMYAGIFAAKDGAKLSAIGKSIQKVARKYDYNIIENLGSHGVGKALHEEPKYIASYFDPKDKRILKKGMVITVEPFLSTGAKFAHEDKDGWTLVINKNYRAAQFEHTIFVTDREPIILTKPNFDCFF from the coding sequence ATGACAATTGAAACAATTTCCGACCTAGAAAAACTCAAAAAAATTGGTAAAATTGTTGCAAATACGCTTTCATATATGAAAAAGAAAGCAGAAATTGGCATGACAACTTTAGAGCTAGATAAAATTGGTGGTTCTTATTTAGAAAAATTCGGTGCCGTTTCTGCTCCAAAACTCACATATGGTTTTCCTGGTTATACTTGTATTTCTTTAAATCACAAAATTGCGCACGGAATTCCATCAAATGAAATAATTTCTGCTGGAGATTTGATTAATATTGATGTTTCTGCTGAATTAGATGGCTACTTTGCAGATACAGGAGGATCGTTTATGATACCTCCTACAAAATTGAGTTACGAAAAATTGTGTACAGCAACAATGGAAGCAATGTATGCAGGAATATTTGCAGCAAAAGATGGTGCAAAATTATCGGCAATAGGCAAATCTATTCAAAAAGTTGCGAGAAAATATGATTATAATATAATCGAAAACTTAGGAAGTCATGGTGTTGGAAAAGCGCTTCACGAAGAACCGAAATACATTGCTTCATACTTTGATCCCAAAGATAAAAGAATTTTAAAAAAAGGAATGGTTATTACAGTGGAACCATTCCTTTCTACTGGCGCAAAGTTTGCGCACGAAGATAAAGATGGTTGGACTTTAGTTATTAATAAAAATTATAGAGCAGCACAATTTGAGCATACAATTTTTGTTACAGATCGCGAACCTATTATATTAACCAAACCTAATTTTGATTGTTTTTTTTAG
- a CDS encoding VOC family protein, translating to MTSATAIPISPNLQLVYVSDIERSTYFYKTIFKKDPVFISPRYVAFSTSGEALFAIWTGGDKPDRQTPRYCEIGIMLPTEQDVDNLYNEWKIKPDIHIVKELYTEGFGRTFLINDPDGHIIRVCPMD from the coding sequence ATGACTAGCGCCACAGCGATACCTATTAGCCCTAATTTACAATTGGTTTATGTTTCAGATATTGAACGTTCAACATATTTTTATAAAACAATATTTAAGAAAGATCCCGTATTCATTAGCCCACGCTATGTTGCTTTTTCTACTTCAGGTGAAGCGCTTTTTGCTATCTGGACTGGTGGTGATAAGCCCGATCGTCAAACTCCTCGCTATTGTGAAATTGGTATAATGCTTCCTACCGAACAAGATGTGGATAATCTCTATAATGAGTGGAAGATAAAACCTGATATTCATATAGTTAAGGAACTTTATACAGAAGGATTTGGTCGAACTTTTCTAATTAACGATCCAGACGGTCATATTATTCGCGTCTGCCCTATGGATTGA